In one window of Procambarus clarkii isolate CNS0578487 chromosome 63, FALCON_Pclarkii_2.0, whole genome shotgun sequence DNA:
- the LOC123769639 gene encoding uncharacterized protein, with protein MTACMTACMTAYMTAFMTAYMTAYMTAFMTAFMTACSSPRHRLHKYSALRTSVEEDGLTISPPYPQSTISLPYPQPTISLPYPQPTISPPYPQPTISPPYPQPTISPPYPQPTISPPYPTANNQPTLPTVNNQPTLPTVNNQPTLPTVNNQPTLPTVNNQPTLPTANNQTTLPTANNQPTLPTANNQPTLPTANNQPTLPTANNQPTLPTVNNQPTLPTANNQPTLLTANNQPTLPTANNQPTLPTANNQPTLPHSQQSAHPTHSQQSAHPTHSQQSAHPTHSQQSAHPTHSQQSAHPTHSQQSAHPTHSQQSAHLTPQPTISPPYPQPTISPPYPQSTISPPYPQPTISPPYPQSTISPPYPQSTISPPYPQSTISPPYPQSTISPPYPQSTISPPYPQSTISPPYPQSTISLLSAHNSLRGVDVEENFPRVPQQCDSPALTSSYFLLLTE; from the exons ATGACGGCCTGCATGACGGCCTGCATGACGGCCTACATGACGGCCTTCATGACGGCCTACATGACGGCCTACATGACGGCCTTCATGACGGCCTTCATGACGGCCTGTTCCTCGCCACGTCATAGGCTTCACAAATACTCAGCTTTGAGAACATCAGTAGAGGAGGACGGg CTAACAATCAGCCCACCCTACCCACAGTCAACAATCAGCCTACCCTACCCACAGCCAACAATCAGCCTACCCTACCCACAGCCAACAATCAGCCCACCCTACCCACAGCCAACAATCAGCCCACCCTACCCACAGCCAACAATCAGCCCACCCTACCCACAGCCAACAATCAGCCCACCTTACCCCACAGCCAACAATCAGCCCACCCTACCCACAGTCAACAATCAGCCCACCTTACCCACAGTTAACAATCAGCCCACCTTACCCACAGTCAACAATCAGCCCACCTTACCCACAGTCAACAATCAGCCCACCCTACCCACAGCCAACAATCAGACCACCTTACCCACAGCCAACAATCAGCCCACCTTACCCACAGCCAACAATCAGCCCACCTTACCCACAGCCAACAATCAGCCCACCTTACCCACAGCCAACAATCAGCCCACCCTACCCACAGTCAACAATCAGCCCACCCTACCCACAGCCAACAATCAGCCCACCCTACTCACAGCCAACAATCAGCCCACCCTACCCACAGCCAACAATCAGCCTACCCTACCCACAGCCAACAATCAGCCCACCTTACCCCACAGCCAACAATCAGCCCACCCTACCCACAGCCAACAATCAGCCCACCCTACCCACAGTCAACAATCAGCCCACCCTACCCACAGCCAACAATCAGCCCACCCTACCCACAGCCAACAATCAGCCCACCCTACCCACAGTCAACAATCAGCCCACCCTACCCACAGCCAACAATCAGCCCACCTTACCCCACAGCCAACAATCAGCCCACCCTACCCACAGCCAACAATCAGCCCACCCTACCCACAGTCAACAATCAGCCCACCCTACCCACAGCCAACAATCAGCCCACCCTACCCACAGTCAACAATCAGCCCACCCTACCCACAGTCAACAATCAGCCCACCCTACCCACAGTCAACAATCAGCCCACCCTACCCACAGTCAACAATCAGCCCACCCTACCCACAGTCAACAATCAGCCCACCCTACCCACAGTCAACAATCAGCCCACCCTACCCACAGTCAACAATCAGCCTACTCTCCGCACATAATTCCCTCAGAGGAGTTGACGTTGAGGAAAACTTTCCTCGTGTTCCTCAACAGTGTGATTCACCCGCCTTAACTTCCAGCTATTTCCTGCTGCTTACGGAGTGA
- the LOC138354520 gene encoding streptococcal hemagglutinin-like, translated as MTTYMTACVTACMTAYITACMTVCTTACLTTCMTAGVTACTTACTTACLTTCMTGCMTACLTTCMTAWVTACTTVCMTACMTAYMTACMTACMTAYITACMTACMTACMTACMTAYITACMTACMTAYITACMTAYITACMTAYITACMTACMTACMTAYITACMMACMTAYMTACMTACMMAYMTACMTACMTACMTAYITAYMTACMTACMTACMTAYMMAGIMACVTAYMTACVTACMTAYIMAFVTAYMTACVTACMTAYMMASMMAYMTAYMTAYMTAYMTDA; from the coding sequence ATGACGACCTACATGACGGCCTGCGTGACGGCCTGCATGACGGCCTACATCACGGCCTGCATGACGGTCTGCACGACGGCCTGCCTGACGACCTGCATGACGGCCGGTGTGACGGCCTGTACGACTGCCTGCACGACGGCCTGCCTGACGACCTGCATGACGGGCTGCATGACAGCCTGCCTGACGACCTGCATGACGGCCTGGGTGACGGCCTGCACGACGGTCTGCATGACGGCCTGCATGACGGCCTACATGACGGCCTGCATGACGGCCTGCATGACGGCCTACATCACGGCCTGCATGACGGCCTGCATGACGGCCTGCATGACGGCCTGCATGACGGCCTACATCACGGCCTGCATGACGGCCTGCATGACGGCCTACATCACGGCCTGCATGACGGCCTACATCACGGCCTGCATGACGGCCTACATCACGGCCTGCATGACGGCCTGCATGACGGCCTGCATGACGGCCTACATCACGGCCTGCATGATGGCCTGCATGACGGCCTACATGACGGCCTGCATGACGGCCTGCATGATGGCGTACATGACGGCCTGCATGACGGCCTGCATGACGGCCTGCATGACGGCCTACATCACGGCCTACATGACGGCCTGCATGACGGCCTGCATGACGGCCTGCATGACGGCCTACATGATGGCCGGCATAATGGCCTGCGTGACGGCCTACATGACGGCCTGCGTGACGGCCTGCATGACGGCCTACATAATGGCCTTCGTGACGGCCTACATGACGGCCTGCGTGACGGCCTGCATGACGGCCTACATGATGGCCAGCATGATGGCCTACATGACGGCCTACATGACAGCCTACATGACAGCCTACATGACGGACGCATGA